From Homo sapiens chromosome 6, GRCh38.p14 Primary Assembly, the proteins below share one genomic window:
- the SGK1 gene encoding serine/threonine-protein kinase Sgk1 isoform 1 (isoform 1 is encoded by transcript variant 1) produces the protein MTVKTEAAKGTLTYSRMRGMVAILIAFMKQRRMGLNDFIQKIANNSYACKHPEVQSILKISQPQEPELMNANPSPPPSPSQQINLGPSSNPHAKPSDFHFLKVIGKGSFGKVLLARHKAEEVFYAVKVLQKKAILKKKEEKHIMSERNVLLKNVKHPFLVGLHFSFQTADKLYFVLDYINGGELFYHLQRERCFLEPRARFYAAEIASALGYLHSLNIVYRDLKPENILLDSQGHIVLTDFGLCKENIEHNSTTSTFCGTPEYLAPEVLHKQPYDRTVDWWCLGAVLYEMLYGLPPFYSRNTAEMYDNILNKPLQLKPNITNSARHLLEGLLQKDRTKRLGAKDDFMEIKSHVFFSLINWDDLINKKITPPFNPNVSGPNDLRHFDPEFTEEPVPNSIGKSPDSVLVTASVKEAAEAFLGFSYAPPTDSFL, from the exons ATGACGGTGAAAACTGAGGCTGCTAAGGGCACCCTCACTTACTCCAGGATGAGGGGCATGGTGGCAATTCTCATCG CTTTCATGAAGCAGAGGAGGATGGGTCTGAACGACTTTATTCAGAAGATTGCCAATAACTCCTATGCATGCAAACA CCCTGAAGTTCAGTCCATCTTGAAgatctcccaacctcaggagCCTGAGCTTATGAATGCCAACCCTTCTCCTCCA ccaagTCCTTCTCAGCAAATCAACCTTGGCCCGTCGTCCAATCCTCATGCTAAACCATCTGACTTTCACTTCTTGAAAGTGATCGGAAAGGGCAGTTTTGGAAAG GTTCTTCTAGCAAGACACAAGGCAGAAGAAGTGTTCTATGCAGTCAAAGTTTTACAGAAGAAAGCAATCCTGAAAAAGAAAGAG GAGAAGCATATTATGTCGGAGCGGAATGTTCTGTTGAAGAATGTGAAGCACCCTTTCCTGGTGGGCCTTCACTTCTCTTTCCAGACTGCTGACAAATTGTACTTTGTCCTAGACTACATTAATGGTGGAGAG TTGTTCTACCATCTCCAGAGGGAACGCTGCTTCCTGGAACCACGGGCTCGTTTCTATGCTGCTGAAATAGCCAGTGCCTTGGGCTACCTGCATTCACTGAACATCGTTTATAG AGACTTAAAACCAGAGAATATTTTGCTAGATTCACAGGGACACATTGTCCTTACTGACTTCGGACTCTGCAAGGAGAACATTGAACACAACAGCACAACATCCACCTTCTGTGGCACGCCGGAG TATCTCGCACCTGAGGTGCTTCATAAGCAGCCTTATGACAGGACTGTGGACTGGTGGTGCCTGGGAGCTGTCTTGTATGAGATGCTGTATGGCCTG CCGCCTTTTTATAGCCGAAACACAGCTGAAATGTACGACAACATTCTGAACAAGCCTCTCCAGCTGAAACCAAATATTACAAATTCCGCAAGACACCTCCTGGAGGGCCTCCTGCAGAAGGACAGGACAAAGCGGCTCGGGGCCAAGGATGACTTC ATGGAGATTAAGAGTCATGTCTTCTTCTCCTTAATTAACTGGGATGATCTCATTAATAAGAAGATTACTCCCCCTTTTAACCCAAATGTG AGTGGGCCCAACGACCTACGGCACTTTGACCCCGAGTTTACCGAAGAGCCTGTCCCCAACTCCATTGGCAAGTCCCCTGACAGCGTCCTCGTCACAGCCAGCGTCAAGGAAGCTGCCGAGGCTTTCCTAGGCTTTTCCTATGCGCCTCCCACGGACTCTTTCCTCTGA
- the SGK1 gene encoding serine/threonine-protein kinase Sgk1 isoform 5 (isoform 5 is encoded by transcript variant 5): MTVKTEAAKGTLTYSRMRGMVAILIAFMKQRRMGLNDFIQKIANNSYACKHPEVQSILKISQPQEPELMNANPSPPPSPSQQINLGPSSNPHAKPSDFHFLKVIGKGSFGKVLLARHKAEEVFYAVKVLQKKAILKKKELFYHLQRERCFLEPRARFYAAEIASALGYLHSLNIVYRDLKPENILLDSQGHIVLTDFGLCKENIEHNSTTSTFCGTPEYLAPEVLHKQPYDRTVDWWCLGAVLYEMLYGLPPFYSRNTAEMYDNILNKPLQLKPNITNSARHLLEGLLQKDRTKRLGAKDDFMEIKSHVFFSLINWDDLINKKITPPFNPNVSGPNDLRHFDPEFTEEPVPNSIGKSPDSVLVTASVKEAAEAFLGFSYAPPTDSFL; this comes from the exons ATGACGGTGAAAACTGAGGCTGCTAAGGGCACCCTCACTTACTCCAGGATGAGGGGCATGGTGGCAATTCTCATCG CTTTCATGAAGCAGAGGAGGATGGGTCTGAACGACTTTATTCAGAAGATTGCCAATAACTCCTATGCATGCAAACA CCCTGAAGTTCAGTCCATCTTGAAgatctcccaacctcaggagCCTGAGCTTATGAATGCCAACCCTTCTCCTCCA ccaagTCCTTCTCAGCAAATCAACCTTGGCCCGTCGTCCAATCCTCATGCTAAACCATCTGACTTTCACTTCTTGAAAGTGATCGGAAAGGGCAGTTTTGGAAAG GTTCTTCTAGCAAGACACAAGGCAGAAGAAGTGTTCTATGCAGTCAAAGTTTTACAGAAGAAAGCAATCCTGAAAAAGAAAGAG TTGTTCTACCATCTCCAGAGGGAACGCTGCTTCCTGGAACCACGGGCTCGTTTCTATGCTGCTGAAATAGCCAGTGCCTTGGGCTACCTGCATTCACTGAACATCGTTTATAG AGACTTAAAACCAGAGAATATTTTGCTAGATTCACAGGGACACATTGTCCTTACTGACTTCGGACTCTGCAAGGAGAACATTGAACACAACAGCACAACATCCACCTTCTGTGGCACGCCGGAG TATCTCGCACCTGAGGTGCTTCATAAGCAGCCTTATGACAGGACTGTGGACTGGTGGTGCCTGGGAGCTGTCTTGTATGAGATGCTGTATGGCCTG CCGCCTTTTTATAGCCGAAACACAGCTGAAATGTACGACAACATTCTGAACAAGCCTCTCCAGCTGAAACCAAATATTACAAATTCCGCAAGACACCTCCTGGAGGGCCTCCTGCAGAAGGACAGGACAAAGCGGCTCGGGGCCAAGGATGACTTC ATGGAGATTAAGAGTCATGTCTTCTTCTCCTTAATTAACTGGGATGATCTCATTAATAAGAAGATTACTCCCCCTTTTAACCCAAATGTG AGTGGGCCCAACGACCTACGGCACTTTGACCCCGAGTTTACCGAAGAGCCTGTCCCCAACTCCATTGGCAAGTCCCCTGACAGCGTCCTCGTCACAGCCAGCGTCAAGGAAGCTGCCGAGGCTTTCCTAGGCTTTTCCTATGCGCCTCCCACGGACTCTTTCCTCTGA
- the SGK1 gene encoding serine/threonine-protein kinase Sgk1 isoform 4 (isoform 4 is encoded by transcript variant 4), with product MGEMQGALARARLESLLRPRHKKRAEAQKRSESFLLSGLAFMKQRRMGLNDFIQKIANNSYACKHPEVQSILKISQPQEPELMNANPSPPPSPSQQINLGPSSNPHAKPSDFHFLKVIGKGSFGKVLLARHKAEEVFYAVKVLQKKAILKKKEEKHIMSERNVLLKNVKHPFLVGLHFSFQTADKLYFVLDYINGGELFYHLQRERCFLEPRARFYAAEIASALGYLHSLNIVYRDLKPENILLDSQGHIVLTDFGLCKENIEHNSTTSTFCGTPEYLAPEVLHKQPYDRTVDWWCLGAVLYEMLYGLPPFYSRNTAEMYDNILNKPLQLKPNITNSARHLLEGLLQKDRTKRLGAKDDFMEIKSHVFFSLINWDDLINKKITPPFNPNVSGPNDLRHFDPEFTEEPVPNSIGKSPDSVLVTASVKEAAEAFLGFSYAPPTDSFL from the exons ATGGGGGAGATGCAGGGCGCGCTGGCCAGAGCCCGGCTCGAGTCCCTGCTGCGGCCCCGCCACAAAAAGAGGGCCGAGGCGCAGAAAAGGAGCGAGTCCTTCCTGCTGAGCGGACTGG CTTTCATGAAGCAGAGGAGGATGGGTCTGAACGACTTTATTCAGAAGATTGCCAATAACTCCTATGCATGCAAACA CCCTGAAGTTCAGTCCATCTTGAAgatctcccaacctcaggagCCTGAGCTTATGAATGCCAACCCTTCTCCTCCA ccaagTCCTTCTCAGCAAATCAACCTTGGCCCGTCGTCCAATCCTCATGCTAAACCATCTGACTTTCACTTCTTGAAAGTGATCGGAAAGGGCAGTTTTGGAAAG GTTCTTCTAGCAAGACACAAGGCAGAAGAAGTGTTCTATGCAGTCAAAGTTTTACAGAAGAAAGCAATCCTGAAAAAGAAAGAG GAGAAGCATATTATGTCGGAGCGGAATGTTCTGTTGAAGAATGTGAAGCACCCTTTCCTGGTGGGCCTTCACTTCTCTTTCCAGACTGCTGACAAATTGTACTTTGTCCTAGACTACATTAATGGTGGAGAG TTGTTCTACCATCTCCAGAGGGAACGCTGCTTCCTGGAACCACGGGCTCGTTTCTATGCTGCTGAAATAGCCAGTGCCTTGGGCTACCTGCATTCACTGAACATCGTTTATAG AGACTTAAAACCAGAGAATATTTTGCTAGATTCACAGGGACACATTGTCCTTACTGACTTCGGACTCTGCAAGGAGAACATTGAACACAACAGCACAACATCCACCTTCTGTGGCACGCCGGAG TATCTCGCACCTGAGGTGCTTCATAAGCAGCCTTATGACAGGACTGTGGACTGGTGGTGCCTGGGAGCTGTCTTGTATGAGATGCTGTATGGCCTG CCGCCTTTTTATAGCCGAAACACAGCTGAAATGTACGACAACATTCTGAACAAGCCTCTCCAGCTGAAACCAAATATTACAAATTCCGCAAGACACCTCCTGGAGGGCCTCCTGCAGAAGGACAGGACAAAGCGGCTCGGGGCCAAGGATGACTTC ATGGAGATTAAGAGTCATGTCTTCTTCTCCTTAATTAACTGGGATGATCTCATTAATAAGAAGATTACTCCCCCTTTTAACCCAAATGTG AGTGGGCCCAACGACCTACGGCACTTTGACCCCGAGTTTACCGAAGAGCCTGTCCCCAACTCCATTGGCAAGTCCCCTGACAGCGTCCTCGTCACAGCCAGCGTCAAGGAAGCTGCCGAGGCTTTCCTAGGCTTTTCCTATGCGCCTCCCACGGACTCTTTCCTCTGA
- the SGK1 gene encoding serine/threonine-protein kinase Sgk1 isoform 3 (isoform 3 is encoded by transcript variant 3) encodes MSSQSSSLSEACSREAYSSHNWALPPASRSNPQPAYPWATRRMKEEAIKPPLKAFMKQRRMGLNDFIQKIANNSYACKHPEVQSILKISQPQEPELMNANPSPPPSPSQQINLGPSSNPHAKPSDFHFLKVIGKGSFGKVLLARHKAEEVFYAVKVLQKKAILKKKEEKHIMSERNVLLKNVKHPFLVGLHFSFQTADKLYFVLDYINGGELFYHLQRERCFLEPRARFYAAEIASALGYLHSLNIVYRDLKPENILLDSQGHIVLTDFGLCKENIEHNSTTSTFCGTPEYLAPEVLHKQPYDRTVDWWCLGAVLYEMLYGLPPFYSRNTAEMYDNILNKPLQLKPNITNSARHLLEGLLQKDRTKRLGAKDDFMEIKSHVFFSLINWDDLINKKITPPFNPNVSGPNDLRHFDPEFTEEPVPNSIGKSPDSVLVTASVKEAAEAFLGFSYAPPTDSFL; translated from the exons ATGTCATCTCAGAGTTCCAGCTTATCAGAGGCATGTAGCAGGGAGGCTTATTCCAGCCATAACTGGGCTctacctccagcctccagaagtaaTCCCCAACCTGCATATCCTTGGGCAACCCGAAGAATGAAAGAAGAAGCTATAAAACCCCCTTTGAAAG CTTTCATGAAGCAGAGGAGGATGGGTCTGAACGACTTTATTCAGAAGATTGCCAATAACTCCTATGCATGCAAACA CCCTGAAGTTCAGTCCATCTTGAAgatctcccaacctcaggagCCTGAGCTTATGAATGCCAACCCTTCTCCTCCA ccaagTCCTTCTCAGCAAATCAACCTTGGCCCGTCGTCCAATCCTCATGCTAAACCATCTGACTTTCACTTCTTGAAAGTGATCGGAAAGGGCAGTTTTGGAAAG GTTCTTCTAGCAAGACACAAGGCAGAAGAAGTGTTCTATGCAGTCAAAGTTTTACAGAAGAAAGCAATCCTGAAAAAGAAAGAG GAGAAGCATATTATGTCGGAGCGGAATGTTCTGTTGAAGAATGTGAAGCACCCTTTCCTGGTGGGCCTTCACTTCTCTTTCCAGACTGCTGACAAATTGTACTTTGTCCTAGACTACATTAATGGTGGAGAG TTGTTCTACCATCTCCAGAGGGAACGCTGCTTCCTGGAACCACGGGCTCGTTTCTATGCTGCTGAAATAGCCAGTGCCTTGGGCTACCTGCATTCACTGAACATCGTTTATAG AGACTTAAAACCAGAGAATATTTTGCTAGATTCACAGGGACACATTGTCCTTACTGACTTCGGACTCTGCAAGGAGAACATTGAACACAACAGCACAACATCCACCTTCTGTGGCACGCCGGAG TATCTCGCACCTGAGGTGCTTCATAAGCAGCCTTATGACAGGACTGTGGACTGGTGGTGCCTGGGAGCTGTCTTGTATGAGATGCTGTATGGCCTG CCGCCTTTTTATAGCCGAAACACAGCTGAAATGTACGACAACATTCTGAACAAGCCTCTCCAGCTGAAACCAAATATTACAAATTCCGCAAGACACCTCCTGGAGGGCCTCCTGCAGAAGGACAGGACAAAGCGGCTCGGGGCCAAGGATGACTTC ATGGAGATTAAGAGTCATGTCTTCTTCTCCTTAATTAACTGGGATGATCTCATTAATAAGAAGATTACTCCCCCTTTTAACCCAAATGTG AGTGGGCCCAACGACCTACGGCACTTTGACCCCGAGTTTACCGAAGAGCCTGTCCCCAACTCCATTGGCAAGTCCCCTGACAGCGTCCTCGTCACAGCCAGCGTCAAGGAAGCTGCCGAGGCTTTCCTAGGCTTTTCCTATGCGCCTCCCACGGACTCTTTCCTCTGA